A region of the Pseudomonadota bacterium genome:
GCACGGCCTGATTGCCGTTACCCGTCTGCGCCACGGTGTGGTCGGTGCCCCTGGCCTGGGCCTTGTTGAGCCCCCCCTGCTGCGTCACACCGATGCGGGCGCCCTTCACCGTGGCTGTGTCGCCCTGGCCGTTCTGCGTCACCGTGTCGACCTGACCGTGCACGTCGGCCGAGTTGCCCGCCCCGCTCTGGGTGACGCTGGTTCGGGAGCCACCCTGTACGGCGAACTCCCCAATGCCCTGCTGCTGGGTGCTGTTCTGCGTGCCGGTCTGGAACGCTGTGCTGTCGCTCGCAGACTGTGTCACCTGGTTGAAGTTGCCGTTCTGGGAGACCCGGTCGTTGCGGCCGTGTGAATTGATCTGGTTGGCCAGACCGGACTGCGTCGCGGACCCTCCGCTCCCGCCGAGAACCATCGCGTTGCCGACGCCGTCCTGTGACCCTCGATTGCCGACGCCCACGACGCTTCCCAGGTTCTCGCGCCCGCTCTGCGACAGCGCGTTGCCCACACCTCGAACGGCGCCCGACTGCAACGGCCCGCGCTGGGTGAGCGTGTTGTCGAAGCCCTTCACGCTTGCGGTATCGCCCGTCCCATTCTGGGAGACCGTGTTGCGCACGCCTTCCACTCCCGCGTGAGCGAAGGTCCCCCGTTGATCGACCGTGTTCTGGCGACCATCGAGCAGCACCTCGCTGCTGGCGCCATTCTGAGACACGTTGTTGGCGACGCCGCGCAGCAAGGCGGTGTTGGCGCTGCCCTGCTGATCGAGACGGTTGTCGAAGCCCGCGATCTGACCGTGCAGGAACGTTCCGTCCTGCTTCACGTCGTTGAGGAATGGGCTCCCGCAGAACACGTTCTCACCGGAGAGAGAAGCCGTATCACACGGGTGCAGTGTCGTGAGATCGAACTCCGACAAGTTCCCGCCAGCGAGTCGCTCGACGGCATCCGCAGCCGCCGGGGCGTTGGGATCGGGCGTGAAGCCAAGCCCCAGCAAGGCCTGCTTGTTCTGGATGTCGTTGCTCATCAGCTGAGCCATGGCCGCCGCGTTCGAAAGTCCACCGATCATGGTCTTTTCCTCCTGCTCATTCGATTGCGCCGAGATGGCGCGTCTCATTGAGACGAGGATAGGATGCGGAGAAAAAAAGGGCGATAAAACGACGGTGCGGATGTTGCCACCCTGTTGCCATCTGGTGAACGCTTCACCCCCATGTGACGCCGACGGACGCTAGCGGACCTCCTGGAGCTTCTCGTATCCCTGCCCCCCCGGCAGCGTACGGTAGTACCCTGGACCGTCGGGTCCGGTGCTCCAGTAGCGGCTCTCGGACGTGGTGAACTCGGTGCCGAGGCTGGGAGAGTACACCCGTGCCGTTCCGCTCATGGCGTTGTGCCACTGCTGGCTCGATCGCGAGGTCGCCGCGTCGCGCATCCTGCCCGAGGCGATGATGCCGCTCGAGTCGTTGGGACGATTCCCCAAGGTGCTCAAG
Encoded here:
- a CDS encoding DUF3060 domain-containing protein, with protein sequence MIGGLSNAAAMAQLMSNDIQNKQALLGLGFTPDPNAPAAADAVERLAGGNLSEFDLTTLHPCDTASLSGENVFCGSPFLNDVKQDGTFLHGQIAGFDNRLDQQGSANTALLRGVANNVSQNGASSEVLLDGRQNTVDQRGTFAHAGVEGVRNTVSQNGTGDTASVKGFDNTLTQRGPLQSGAVRGVGNALSQSGRENLGSVVGVGNRGSQDGVGNAMVLGGSGGSATQSGLANQINSHGRNDRVSQNGNFNQVTQSASDSTAFQTGTQNSTQQQGIGEFAVQGGSRTSVTQSGAGNSADVHGQVDTVTQNGQGDTATVKGARIGVTQQGGLNKAQARGTDHTVAQTGNGNQAVLTGHGGAVGQNGDANSATVRGNRNALTQNGNGNTATLGGVDNDVTVGGDSNQVGLSGSRDTSLSVNGNGNHVSIDGAHDMQVNVRGDGLTAAWKDGAWSVTDASGAAGHAFQ